From the Lolium rigidum isolate FL_2022 chromosome 2, APGP_CSIRO_Lrig_0.1, whole genome shotgun sequence genome, one window contains:
- the LOC124688807 gene encoding protein G1-like6 translates to MDHHHHHHHHHHHMIPGQEPSAADGATHQDNFFLGPAGVGIFGGAIGASGAGSSSSAAATGGASGTSGGGVGGGGGPSPSGSSPSLSRYESQKRRDWNTFGQYLRNHRPPLSLSRCSGAHVLEFLKYMDQFGKTKVHTPVCPFYGHPNPPAPCPCPLRQAWGSLDALIGRLRAAYEENGGTPEMNPFGARAVRLYLREVRETQARARGISYEKKKRKKPSSSSSAAAGGPSSEGSPPPGPSGSGGGDTSASPHFIMP, encoded by the coding sequence AtggatcaccaccatcaccaccaccaccaccatcatcacatGATCCCGGGCCAAGAACCGTCGGCAGCTGACGGCGCCACCCATCAAGACAACTTCTTCCTCGGCCCTGCCGGTGTCGGCATCTTCGGTGGCGCCATCGGCGCGTCCGGGGCCGgctcgtcctcgtcggccgccgCAACGGGGGGAGCCTCCGGGACCTCgggaggcggcgtcggcggcggaggagggccaTCGCCTTCCGGGTCGTCGCCGTCGCTGAGCCGGTACGAGTCGCAGAAGCGGCGGGACTGGAACACGTTCGGGCAGTACCTGCGGAACCACCGGCCGCCGCTGTCGCTGTCGCGGTGCAGCGGCGCTCACGTGCTGGAGTTCCTCAAGTACATGGACCAGTTCGGCAAGACCAAGGTGCACACGCCGGTGTGCCCCTTTTACGGCCACCCCAACCCGCCGGCGCCGTGCCCGTGCCCGCTGCGCCAGGCATGGGGCTCCCTCGACGCGCTCATCGGCCGCCTCCGCGCCGCCTACGAGGAGAACGGTGGCACGCCCGAGATGAACCCCTTCGGCGCGCGCGCCGTCCGCCTCTACCTGCGTGAGGTGCGCGAGACGCAGGCGCGGGCAAGGGGGATCAGCTACGAGAAGAAGAAGCGCAAgaagccgtcgtcctcgtcgtcggccGCGGCCGGGGGACCGTCGTCAGAGGGGAGCCCACCTCCCGGCCCGTCCGGCAGCGGTGGAGGCGACACGTCGGCGTCGCCACACTTCATCATGCCGTGA